Genomic window (Gadus macrocephalus chromosome 13, ASM3116895v1):
GGGGTATTGCTGGAGATGTAAGTGTGACTCATGTGTCGGACTGCTGTCATCTGATCCTGTGTGTGGACCTCACATGTCTGCAACTCTACCCAGAGGACCgaagcgtgtgtgtctgtctctgtgtgtctatgttggtgtgtgaatgtctctgtatgtttgtgtgtgtgtgtgtgtgtgtgtgtgtgtgtgtgtgtgtgtgtgtgtgtgtgtgtgtgtatgtttgagagAGTATGTctatgttggggtgtgtgtgtgtgtgtgtgtgtgtgtgtgtgtgtgtgtgtttgagagagtatgtctatgttggggtgtgtgtgtgtgtgtgtgtgtgtgtgtgtgtgtgtgtgtgtgtgtgtgtgtgtgtgtgtgtgtgtgtgtgtgtgtgtgtgtgtgtgtgtgtgtgtgtttgagagagtatgtctatgttggggtgtgtgtgtgtgtgtgtgtgtgtgtgtgtgtgtgtgtgtgtgtgtgtggcagcaggCCTGTAACACAACAGGTGGTGGTGTCCTGGCAGTGAATGGGCCCTTTGTCAGAGAgcagcctctctcctccctgataCACACTCATCAGCTGGGtggggccgagagagagagtgtgtgtgttggcgtcagtgaatatataggcctatcatctgtctctgtgtgtgtatgtatctatatttggatctgtgtgtgtgtgtgtgtgtttgtgtgtgtgtgtgtgtgtgtgtgtgtgtgtgtgtgtgtgtgtgtgtgtgtgtgtgtgtgtgtgagtggtgtgtgtgtgtgtgtgtgtgtgtgtgtgtgtgtgtgtaatacatATGTCTGTCTTTCCATCGTCCGTATGCATCTATACATTGATCGGgtatgtacgtttgtgtgtggaagtgagtttgtgtgtggggaaatctgtgagttgtgtttgtttggagagtttgtttgcgtgtgtgtgtgtgtgtgtgtgtgtgtgtgtgggtgtgtgtgtgtgtgcgtgtgtgtgtgtgtgggggagtgcAATTGATCCCAGATGGATCTTTTTGATAAGGCGCTACTCACGACAACATCCAACCCTACTTTGATATTAACATGTAATTCGTCACTGGTGTCATTGACAGGAAAACCCAACCGATGCAACCGCATGCGACTTCCTTTCTGCTGCAAGCCTGGCTAGAACAAATCGTATTTCCTTGGAAAGTGTTTTCAAGCGATCAACAAGAGGTCAACAATTTGTTGTGTGAACCGTCAGAAAGTTCCATCCACAACAATACCTCATCGAACGCCTTAAAGCCCAGTCTTACTGGCTGGTCAGGTGATCACTCTATGTGTCACCCTGTGTGCACGGGCCTCCCAGGTGTCCCGGCCGGCTGCAGGCTGCGTGCAGCAGCTTGCGGGCTGGGCTGGTGGCGGTGGCATATGGCAGATGCCTCAGTGGGCTGCATGCGCGCTGCACGCAGCCTCGTCTGAAATGCTTCCTTGCTTGTGTACTTGGAAGGCGCTGGGCGGACGGTGTGCAGTGTCACATGCCGAGGATTCTGCTGCTGCGTGTTTGATTTAACATcatccaaacccccccccacccccacacacaaacacacacacacacaacccctgtCTGAGTGACTACTTCTGTTCTAAAACATCTGAAAGTGAAAGTGGTTGcagagatgggggaggggggggtagggggggttggGCAACACTgcttattcttttatttttggggTTGGTGAGAGACCAGGAGCGTTTAAGGAGGAAGTTTTTAGTTTCCTAGAACTGCTGATGGGAAGTGAAAACAGGGGAGGTGGCAGCTGGTTTCCTGTTGTTAATTTTTCACTCAAGCTGTGAATGAATTACTCTATAGCTGTTTATTATGGACCATGATGATGACACACTCCCCCGCTGACGCCATGTTGTGGAGGAACCATTTCACCGGTCCTGACTCCTACTCTGACTCCTGCCCCGACTCCTGACTCCCGCCCTGACTCCTGACTCCCGCCCTGACTCCTGACTCCCGCCCTGACTCCTGACTCCCGCCCTGACTCCTGACTCCCGCCCTGACTCCTGACTCCCGCCCTGACTCCTGACTCCCGCCCTGACTCCTGACTCCCGCCCTGACTCCCGCCCTGACTCCTGACTCCCGCCCTGACTCCTGACTCCCGCCCTGACTCCCGCCCTGACTCCTGACTCCCGCCCTGACTCCTGACTCCCGCCCTGACTCCTGACTCCCGCCCTGACTCCTGACTCCCGCCCTGACTCCCGCCCTGACTCCTGACTCCCGCCCTGACTCCTGACTCCCGCCCTGACTCCTGACTCCCGCCCTGACTCCTGACTCCCGCCCTGACTCCCGCCCTGACTCCTGACTCCCGCCCTGACTCCTGACTCCCGCCCTGACTCCTGACTCCCGCCCTGACTCCCGCCCTGACTCCTGACTCCCGCCCTGACTCCTGACTCCcgccctgactcctccccctcgtGTGTTCCCCGTCTCAGAACAAACTGGCCAAGGCGCTCTACGACAACACGGCCGAGTGCCCTGACGAGCTGGCCTTCCGTAAGGGGGACATCCTGAGGGTGGTGGACCGCAGCGCGGTGGGCACCAGCGGCTGGTGGCTGTGCTCTCTGCATGGCCGGCAGGGCGTGGCCCCCGCCAACCGGCTGCAGCTCCTGCCCCCGCCCGCTCCGGCCCCCGGCACCGGGGCCCCCGAGTGGCCGGGCCCCccccaggccgaggaccacgccCGGCCGCAGAACATCTACCAGGTCCCCAGCGTGCCGCGGCCCTCCAGCAGCCCGCTGTATGAGCGCATGGACAAGATCTACAAGGCGCCCTCCTCTGCCCCGAGGGGCCCCGGCTCCCCGGCGCTGAGGGGCCCCGGCTCCCCGGCGCTGAGGCACGGCTGGGAGTCGACGGAGGCCAGCCGGGTaagccctaccccccccccccccccccccgtagcgGCGCTCGGGACGGAGGGATGCTCCTGTGGTCCCGGACACGTAAACAGGAGCCCACGGCTGAGGGGTCAGCTGagcgggcccccgggggccaggGCCCGTGTTAACTCTGATGATTAGAGCGGCAGCCGGTCGCTGAGAGGCTGCGGTCAGAGCCCCCGCTGGCAGGAAGCACTTCCAGAGGGGGACGGGGTCCCTTCAGGGGTACAGGCAGGCAGACTCAGCCCTTTACAGGCTGCagtcctgacccccccccccccccccccccccagggagatAGAGGTGTCTGTACAGGCCCCTGTGGGACACAGAGGTCTGCACACATGTCTGCCATTTCCTGTCACACTTGCAGTCCTCTAGAGATCTGCAGCgaatgtgttgtttgtgttgtaggACTGGATCGGTTTGCATTCTGCACGCACCGCCAGGCAATAGCACTGCAGAGTGGGGacaattctttattttattttttacagaccGGCTTACCAGGGTCTATAGAGATTGGCCCCACATTGCAGTGATACGGTGCAGGATCAAAGCGGTGGAGGTTTGACCCCTCAACCCCATTAATAACAACACGGCTCTCTGGTTCACAGCTCACAGCCTTCGGCTTGTCTTCCTCCCCCGATGGGGGAGTGTACGATGTCCCGAGCAGACGGCCCTCCCTCAACCCGGTGAGTGTTGGATCAACGCGTCCCTGGAGCCGGTGGAGGTGTGTCCGATCAACGTCTGATCtgatcttgtttttatatttgATGACAGACGCAGATATCCCAGAGGAAGACGTGCCGTAAAACCTCGCTGACCTCGCCGGCGGGGGAGAGCCCAAGATGCAGCAGTCCCAACGACACCTACGTGAGTCGCTGACTTCACTGTTTCCTGTGGGCCGTGATATGTCTTGACCTCATTATCTTTACCCATCATTAAAACTCTCTCCGATACTTGCTCCTATATTTGTTATCTTAGGTTGTCTATTATCTTAGTTTGATTCTCTGACCGCTATGAAGCCACTACAGAAATACACGGCCAAAACTCTTCAAGGAAATCGTCTGTCaactcaaaataaataatatggaGATGAGCCACTGAGAATCGAACCAAACGAAGGGGGATTGTATTTGCGTTACGTTACGATTAACAACGAATGGCGACCCGTCTTCTTGCATTCTAACCCCGCGGCCCCCGACAGGCGGTTAGAGGCATCACTCATTGGTGGCGTCGGCGGGGGCTTCACACACCGCGCCCCCGGCTCCTGAATCAACCCGTGGTAAAGGTCTTGTGTTGCCCCCCCAGGTCTACGCAGTCCCCCCAGCTCACTGCCGGGAGCCGTGCTACGACGTGCCCGTCCCCTCCACCACCGACGCCCTGCAGAGGACGCTCAGCAGCTGCAACACGCTCCCGAGCCGCCGCAAGGGCGACTGGATCTACGACGTCCCCGTGTCACCGGAGAAGCCGGGGCTCAGCGCGGCGTCCGGCGGCACCCTCCCCTCCAGAGCCCCCGGCCGGCAGCTCTTCCCTCCTCCTAGCGCCGCCCCGGCGCCActcggcccccccggcccccccggccccggcctGTACGCCGTCGTCAACGccggccccccccccgagcGGCCCCTGAGCGGCGCCGACCTGCCCGCGCTGCCGCCGAGGGTCTGGGCGTCCGTCTACGGCCAGCCCCCGGCCCGGAGGAGCTCGGAGGAGCAGGTCTACGCCGTGCCTCCGCAGGACAAGGTGTGCCACATCCCCCTGGAGTGCCGGGGCGACCCCTCCTACCCGTACGACCACACCCGAGCCCGCCTGCAGAGGATGAGGACGGTCTTAGGCCCCGCCTCCCTCCGCCAGCGGCCGGGGAGCGACGACCcgctgctgctggaggacgaGGGGGGGCGCTCGGACTCCCGCCGCGCGGCCACCGACAGCCAGCGGATCAGCacggcctccagctcctccacctcctccacctcctccacctcctcctgcgaCTCCACGGCcctgagctcctcctcctgctccccggACCCCCTGCGGGAGGTGGGCCTGAGCCAGGAGGAGGCCGGCGCCAGGCTGCTGGAGCTCCACGAGGCGGTGGGCCGGGCTGTCCACCTCCTCATGGACTTCgtcagcagcagctggaggagcagggagcacCTGGAGAAACACCTGGAGGAGATccgggcggcggcggagggCATCGACCGCGCCGTCAGCGGCTTCCTCGCCTTCGCCCTGGACGTCAAGGGCAACGCCCGCCACCTGACGGACGCCAACCTGCGGACGCGGCTGCTGAAGCAGCTGTCCATCGTGGAGGACTCGGGGCTCATCCTGCGGCAGACGGTGGGCTCGCTGAGCGCGTCCGGCTGGCCCCTGGACGCGCTGTCCCAGGACCCCGGCCTGCTGAACACGCCGGACCAGCTGGAGCGCTTCGTGATGGTGGCGCGCACCGTGCCCGAGGACGTCAAGCGCCTGGTGTCCATCCTGAACGCCAACGGCCGGCTGCTGTTCAGACCCAACCAGAGGGAgccgggggacggggggccgggggacggggggccgggggacggggggccgggggacggggggccgggggacggggggccggccgccgccgccgctggggGCCAGCAGAACGGGGACGCGGTGGACGACGACAACGATTACGTGCAGCTTCAGGTAAAGCCCCTCGCGAGGACGAGCTCCGCCGCCCGCTGCCCTGACGTAGCGCCTCGGCTGCCCTGACGTAGCGCCTCGGCTGCCCTGACGTAGCGCCTCGGCTGCCCTGACGTAGCGCCTCGGCTGCCCTGACGTAGCGCCTCGGCTGCCCTGACGTAGCGCCTCGGCTGCCCTGACGTAGCGCCTCGGCTGCCCTGACGTAGCGCCTCGGCTGCCCTGACGTAGCGCCTCGGCTGCCCTGACGTAGCGCCTCGGCTGCCGCCACAAACGCGCCTGATTGCTTGAATGCCCTGATTTGTCGTCCGCAGACCAAGAATGAGTTTGAAAGGCAGAAACACCGCCGGGAAGCGGACACCCCAGACGGCACGCCCTCTGCTGCCACGGGCCACGTGAGTACAGCCCGACCACTCAAGAGGGAGAGTTTCCCTTACGGAAAAGACTCGCTTCCAAACGCAGACCACACATGTTGTTGACGAATGTGACGTTGACCTCCCCAGGAGGAGACGATCCCCccgggcgccccccccccggcccaggAGGGGGTGCCGGCGGGCCCCAGGCCGGAGCACTGCCGGCTGTACTTCGGGGCCCTCCAGAAGGCCTTGGGGGGCTTCGTGGGCAGCCTCCGCGGCGGGCAGCCCCCGGAGCAGTTCATCCCCCACAGCAAGCTGGTGATCATGGTGGGCCAGCGGCTGGTGAACACGCTGTACCAGGACGCCCGCGGGACCCACGCCCGCCAGAGCCTGCTGTGTAAGAGCAGCCACCTGTGCGCCCTCCTCAAGCAGCTGGCCGTGGCCACCAAGAAGGCCGCGCTGCACTTCCCCGACAAGCAGGCTCTGCAGGAGGCGCACGACTTCGCCGGGGAGCTCGCCCAGAAGGCACAGCACTTTCGGATCTCGCTGGATCTCTGAGCGCGTTAGAGCGCGCTGGACGGGGAGCGAGCAGTCGGACGCGGCCGGGGTcgggctgctgctggaggactGGGTCCGAGTGCCGCCTGCGGTACTCTCAAAAGGCCGGTGCGTGTGAGGTACGGGTGTTCGGCGATACCGCTCTCGCTCGCCTCCTCGGCCCCCCCTGTCCCTCGTCTGCCTTTGTCTctgtatatattaatatatattccTCACATCGGAACGTCATGAACTCTGCTTCCATGTGAGTCTTAGAGGAGGCCACTGAAAGCTTGTCTGACTCGTGTTCAGGAAACTATTTGTGGAGATTTTAAAATATGTTGCACATTGAGAGTGGCTTATCTTTCCAAGTCAGTTAGAAAAGTATATAATGTAATTTGCTTGTTATGTTTTACAACCATTTAAAATTTATTTCTGTTGGACACATGTTTTCAATTCTAATGTCGTATTTTATACAGTTGAGACTAGCTGTTTGGCAATATAAACCTTTTGTGAATATCATGTATATAACCTAAATGTGTTATGCATTCCCAAGCTTTTCACACTTATGAAAGGGTACAATAATTAACCATtgattaacattagttaatacaGTAATAAGGATTAACTAACAATTAACTGCAGGGAATTAACAGTTAATTAATGGTGTAGTTATAATTTAACCGAGGTAATGTTTTTTATGTAAACTAGGGTATTAATTTATGCATGATGTAATACCGTTTGGATCATAAATACCATTAGTAAAATATTACTAGACCATAAGTCAACTGTTAATTACCAGTTCATTATTgttcccttattgtaaagtgttaccaataAAATATGGAAATGTCATATTTTCTATTGAAACTAAGATTAAAACTATTTGAAACCAacgttttttttggtatttaagcccaaAACAAATAATACACTTGCTGTGTGTTCTATACCATCACATGTTTCTGATAAACAAATTGCAAATATTCAATGGTGTTGTAGTCAATAATTACATAGATGTACAACAATGTGTCCAGACTACAGTTATCATCACCTCATAATATATTTTTGATTTACAAATATGTGAAAAGGGTGTTTGCTGGGAAACCTGGCCAACGGTGGAAAACCAACATTGACAAACGTGGTGATGGTATAATCTAACGAGACGCAGTACACcctgcacccccctccccacacgcacgcacacgcacaggcacacgcgcgcgcacacacacacacacacacacacacacacacacacacacacacacacacacacacacacacacacacatacacacatacaaatacacacacacacacacacacacacacacacacactatacacacacgcacacacacacacacacacacacacacacacacacacacacacacacaccacacacacacacacacacacacacacacacacacacacacacacacgcagccagtGTGCAGATAGCGCCCTCTAGCGGCTTCCtttagtagtaggcctacattaaaacAGTATTGCATTTGAGAGCCCTCTGCACATTTCTGCCTTTCTAAATACATTTACGAATGTACAATtgatttaatgaataaaataaattaaatgtatatctCTATAAACGAAACTAAGAAGAATGAATACTTGCACATTGTTAAGAATTCATTGTTGCAGATATTCACCTATTCGGGaacaatatatgtattattctcTCTTTTGTATACAGTCTACGGGCTGTCTAGGGCTACTAAAGCCACAGGTAGACCCTAACTATATAAATTAGCAGGAACATCCCCTTTATCAAAGTGGTTTCTGCATACAGCTTGCTGCCCTCTAGCGGACACATATCGTTACGACATCACAGTATAACAGTATTTCCCTCATGATTTTGGGGGtattttaaaatgaatgaaGGTATTAATGGAAAATACCTTAATTAATAGTATAACTATTAATTAATACTATAACTATTATCAAGGTATGTGACCTCATGAAGTTGTTTTAATTTTAGTCCTATAGACATACGCTACATCAGTGCAAATTTGAGCAAGgcttaatgttaaaaaaatcaAGTTACGTCAAAGGATAGAGCCTTAATTCATTCCCTATGCTGCTTAATTGGCATCGTCAGCAAAGACAATATTGTATAGCTAACATTCAAATATAAAACCTGTTTAAAAAAAGTAGCCTATACATGAAGAACAAAATGCGTAGGTCAATGCCCTACGCATTGCCCTACGCATTGCCCTACGCACCTATTTTAGTATTTAACGTCAAAGAATAAGGCTTTGCGTCAACATAATGGGCGGTGTCCCATCAAATTGTATTAAAATGTACGATTACTTTCATTGTATTCTGAAAATAACTATTATCTTGCTTAGTGCGTGTCCCACTGAGTGCATAGTTGTTAAGGACGTCCATAAACGTGTCAATCTATCTTTGACGTTCCCACCCAGAGCCGTTTCTTGCTATATGCGGACTATGCGGCTGCATAGGGCCCCGCAGCCACAGGGACCCCCAAACTgcccaaaaaagaaaataaggTCTGCCTCATATTTTATTATAGGTTGGAGAATTAAAAGTACCTGTATCTATTTGCATATATTGCATGCATTCATTATGCATTTATTTGCAAAGCATGTAAGTGTTCGTGGGTTAAACAGGTCAAAATCATGATGATTTTGCCCTGATTAACCCACGAAGAAACGGTCTGAAATCACCTTGGGCTGGGCTATCACGTGGCAAGTGACGTCTGCCGGCAGGTCTGATGGGAAGATTGACAGCCGCCCACCTTCCACTGAAGTGATGAGAATAATAACGGTTAGACGCTAATTACAATGTCATCTAAACGTACTTATGCGTCTGGTGCAGAGAAACGTTCACAGGATGAAGGTAAGGCATTTGATGCGGGGTGGAGGGGGACACATCATGGCAACTTTTGAACAAGTTAGTTTGCTACTTTCGTCATGCTGGCTAGCTCAGCTAGCCTCAGATAAATGGGAGCTACCTCAGCTAAAGGGctatgattgtttgtttgtatgtaaaTAAAGTCAGCTTTATCCAGAGTTTGCTTTACAAAAAGGCTCAAATAAATGTGTCTCAAGCGTAGAACTGTGCTActattttataatataatatattatattttctcAGCACTCCTACAAAGATGGGCAATCCTAAAAGAACATGTGACTATTGCACTGAAGTCTTGGAGTGACACACGGTTGATGAGCCGTGTCAACAGCATACGTAAGACTGTGATCATACAGATCCTGATCACAAAGTATTGATGTGGTAcagttatatttttatttatttatattgattgTGCAATAACATGGATGCTGGTCAATTGTATGCTTATTTATTAAAGTaagtttaattatttatttttgactgttTGGAATGGTGGGTTAAAGTTTTTTTTATGCTATGCCACCTTGTTATGCCACCTCAAAGTTTGCATAAAACATTTTTCAAGAACATACTGTATCTGTTACATTTATTAATGTACTCTAGCCTGCCTTCCTCTACAATTGTAAAAGACTACTGCATCATCACAGAATATATGAAAAAGATAGGTATCTCTACCTCAGAAATTGAAAAAATAGGGCCCCCCAAATAGTATCTCGCAAAGGGCCCCCAAACATCTATAAAACGGCCCTGCTCCCACCACTGTGGGCCAATCGGCTATTTGTTCCTTTTTCATCTCATGCCTGCTCAAAGGAAAAAATACACTTATATATGTTGGACTACATGTCGTGACTAATCTAATATAGTTAtgtaatattatcattattataaattattattactgATTTATTTAAATTTCCAATTTTTCTTTATTGTAACGAAATTGTTgtagtagtaggcctatgtgaaAACGGTAGACCCAGTCGTGTAGTCGTTTATGGCCACAAGGTCCTGCAGGACTCGCTCGCTCGCTGCCCACCGGTTCCCCAGAGGGACACGGCAGAACACAGTTTACTGAGCAGGACTGAAGTGAGTCTTTAGTTCATTCCACTGTCCGGGCTCCCATGGACTATCATAGTAAGCTAGTATTAGCCTAGCATATAGTTATACTGGTGCATCTAAATTAATTAGAATATTATGGAAAAgtttattaatttaaataattccatttaaaaagggaaaataatttattatatactgcagatcattcattgCACCAATAGTGAAATATTTAAagcctttatttgtataaatctTGATGATTTTATGGCTTACAGCTAATGAAgttattataattaattaacTTTCCACATTATTCTAATTTATTGAGAAGCACCTATGGCTACTAACTGTGCGAAGGAGACGGCTCTCCACCATATATCTTTTCCCTAGCGCAGCCTCACCTGCAGGCGGAGCTCTTGTGTGATAACCAAACGAATGAATTCTGATCTGCTTTTGGACGGGAAGTCTATTCCCCGCCaattttctctcttctctcctcctgaaTCCTGACGTTATTTCCCAGCGCCGTGCCAAGGGAATTAGGGGCCCCTTTGTGGAGCGTGGCTAATGCGCTATGAGCACGGCACACGTCCATTGTCTCCCTGTTCAAAGCGTGCTGTGGGAAAGTGGTGGAAACACGGACTACAGATTAAGTCTTTGAAGCGCAGGGCAGCAGCTGGCCCATCCGTGCGCGGGAAACCGCGGCCCACCTCGGCGCGGCCGCCGCCCAAAACCCCCCCTCGGTCATAAAGGCGGAGCCGTGCCGCACGTCCGACTCTGCTTTTCgttttttctgttgttgttttttgagtGATACACGTTTGGTTTCCTTTGGTTTAGTTATAGGTGGATAAGGTAAATGACGTGccaatgtttattttgttattgatGTGTTAAGTAATAAGTTATGTTTCACTATTTAGGGCTAACACTTTTATTAATTAAGGATGTGCTACCACATTGTCCGCTTCAAATGTGCGATGAAtaaataatgtaggcctatatttttgGTTGATTTATTATTTGAACGTAGATATTTGGAAAATGGGCTTCATAGGCATAATTGACCAATTCAATGTAGCCTAAACTCACTCTTAATAAGAAACAGCTTACAGGTCGTTTGAGTCCATAAAGTTCAGTTTCTCGATCACCTTGTTGAGAACATCTCTTACACCTAGGCAACGGATATATttcagataaaaaataaataaataaatcacgaGCATCGGCCTTGCATATAATAGTAACTCTTAAATAGCTTTTCAGAAATGCAGATAACAGCAAGAATTTGTCTTCATGAATGTCACTGGGCCACAAACTGCCTCCATGTTGGACAAAAGACCGTAACACCAACATCCTTGCACGCCCGCCGGCGCCGCCTTGCCCGACCCTCACGCTTGTTTTGCTGTTGTTCCCGTCCGCAGTCTGGAGCCGGAGTGCTATGCTAATCGTTGCGCGGCATTCCTGATAGggctgttgagagagagagagagagagaggagggagagagagagagagagaggggggggggggggagagagagagagagagaggggggggggggggagggggggggagggagggggagagagagagagagagagagagagagagagagagagagagaggcaggtgcTCTGTCACTGACGGCCCCTTAAGAAGTTTACATGTgactccttccccccccctcccctccaagaGGACCTGGGAAGTTGCTGACCCCTCTTCAGAGCCcaaagagcccccccccccccggcccttgATGTGGGCTCCGAGCCTCTATAGCattcctggagggggggggggggggggggaggtcgtgTGACATGACATTCACCCTGAATGGGTGCTCCTTAAGAACAGGCCGTTTTCGGCGGGAAGGGTCCTGTCCCATTGTGGAGCACACGTCTGTCTGTCCCGAGCTCTTCTGAGGCGCTCGGGCCGCGCTGGGAACTCCTCACCCCGCCTCCTGGAGGGCTCTGTTGTTCCGGCAGGAGGTCTCGGGTGATGAATTGTCACCTTTTAATAAACACAAGATGGGATCTCCTCGTGAGTTATTAGGAACACCTCAAAGGTCTTGGCTGTGAGGGTATCGTCCACGTGGACGGGATTCCTTCTGCTACGGAATAAGGATCAGTTGAAACACCATCAGTGGAACTAAATATGACAAGAACATCAGCGTCTCCAGAGCTGTGAGCACAGCTATTGgtgctccttcctcctcctcatcctcttcctcctgactgactgtctgttgGAGTGTTTATGCCCAAGCACTTCTCAGCAGCTGTGCCCAGGTGTACCAGGTGTATTttcaatgcgtgtgtgtgtagagataT
Coding sequences:
- the cass4 gene encoding cas scaffolding protein family member 4, which encodes MENKLAKALYDNTAECPDELAFRKGDILRVVDRSAVGTSGWWLCSLHGRQGVAPANRLQLLPPPAPAPGTGAPEWPGPPQAEDHARPQNIYQVPSVPRPSSSPLYERMDKIYKAPSSAPRGPGSPALRGPGSPALRHGWESTEASRLTAFGLSSSPDGGVYDVPSRRPSLNPTQISQRKTCRKTSLTSPAGESPRCSSPNDTYVYAVPPAHCREPCYDVPVPSTTDALQRTLSSCNTLPSRRKGDWIYDVPVSPEKPGLSAASGGTLPSRAPGRQLFPPPSAAPAPLGPPGPPGPGLYAVVNAGPPPERPLSGADLPALPPRVWASVYGQPPARRSSEEQVYAVPPQDKVCHIPLECRGDPSYPYDHTRARLQRMRTVLGPASLRQRPGSDDPLLLEDEGGRSDSRRAATDSQRISTASSSSTSSTSSTSSCDSTALSSSSCSPDPLREVGLSQEEAGARLLELHEAVGRAVHLLMDFVSSSWRSREHLEKHLEEIRAAAEGIDRAVSGFLAFALDVKGNARHLTDANLRTRLLKQLSIVEDSGLILRQTVGSLSASGWPLDALSQDPGLLNTPDQLERFVMVARTVPEDVKRLVSILNANGRLLFRPNQREPGDGGPGDGGPGDGGPGDGGPGDGGPAAAAAGGQQNGDAVDDDNDYVQLQTKNEFERQKHRREADTPDGTPSAATGHEETIPPGAPPPAQEGVPAGPRPEHCRLYFGALQKALGGFVGSLRGGQPPEQFIPHSKLVIMVGQRLVNTLYQDARGTHARQSLLCKSSHLCALLKQLAVATKKAALHFPDKQALQEAHDFAGELAQKAQHFRISLDL